The bacterium genome has a window encoding:
- the glyS gene encoding glycine--tRNA ligase subunit beta, whose translation MTKKYLLEIGTEELPYKFISSALNQLKESLTKVLEENKIEFKDIITYGTPRRLCVIVNSISESQPDLTTEIKGPPANIAFDASGNLTNAALGFAKKQGINPDILSKKEIAGVEYLYASIKQDGKPTEEVLKNIIPEIILSIQGGRFMRWADFEIKFSRPIRWIVSILDDKEVKIKIGNAESSQYSRGHRFSENKQVKIDNPDTYLENLYKAQVIADPQRRKQEIVNLINKAATSKGGVPEIPAELLDEVTNLVEWPTPVIGSFDEKYLEITNDVIVCVLAHHQRYFPIYNKEGKLLNYFITIANHDESNLDNIRKGNEKVVKPRLDDAIFFYKEDTKKTLVQRVDDLKGVTFQKGLGNLFDKTQRIKQISGFIGCDLKLEDETTLKAIRTAELCKADLVTTMVREFTELQGIIGGDYAKLNGEDELIAKGIREHYMPISSEGELANTITGQVVGIADKIDTICGVFALGKAPTGSADPLGLRRAALGIINTIIDKKLDINLSLLVEKTLYVQPLDIENKDKFINDIKEFIVQRLKNQLTEKYKHDVVEAALSAKDSLENLSDLITRVETVNELLKKDSYKAFHESANRIIRIIKNQKFDPKVKSDLFVIDAEKELWEYVSKIDNSNDYNQLVKNLEDCIPKIENFFDKVLVMDNDEQIKQNRLNLLGILRDKFLNIADFSKIIF comes from the coding sequence GTGACAAAGAAATACTTATTAGAAATTGGAACCGAAGAATTACCCTATAAATTTATTTCTTCAGCTTTAAATCAACTAAAAGAATCACTGACAAAAGTTCTTGAAGAAAATAAAATTGAATTCAAAGATATAATAACTTATGGAACACCAAGAAGATTATGTGTAATAGTCAACAGTATATCTGAGTCACAGCCTGATCTTACAACAGAAATTAAAGGTCCGCCTGCAAACATTGCTTTTGATGCAAGTGGAAATTTGACAAATGCAGCTCTTGGTTTTGCCAAAAAGCAGGGTATTAATCCGGATATACTTTCAAAAAAAGAAATTGCAGGCGTGGAATATTTATATGCTTCCATAAAACAGGATGGTAAGCCTACTGAAGAAGTTCTGAAAAATATTATTCCGGAAATTATCTTAAGTATTCAAGGCGGACGTTTTATGAGATGGGCTGACTTTGAAATAAAGTTCTCACGCCCAATCAGATGGATTGTTTCTATTCTTGATGATAAAGAAGTAAAAATTAAAATCGGCAATGCTGAGTCTTCTCAATATTCAAGAGGTCATAGATTTTCTGAAAATAAACAGGTAAAAATAGATAATCCTGATACTTATCTTGAAAATCTTTATAAAGCACAAGTTATAGCTGATCCTCAAAGAAGAAAACAGGAAATAGTTAATTTAATTAATAAAGCTGCTACCTCAAAAGGCGGCGTGCCGGAGATTCCCGCTGAACTCCTTGATGAAGTAACAAATCTTGTTGAGTGGCCAACGCCTGTAATTGGAAGTTTTGACGAGAAATATCTCGAGATTACAAATGATGTAATTGTATGCGTGCTTGCGCATCATCAAAGATATTTTCCTATTTATAATAAAGAAGGAAAATTGCTAAATTATTTCATAACCATAGCAAATCATGATGAGTCAAACCTTGATAATATCAGAAAAGGCAACGAAAAAGTGGTAAAACCAAGGCTGGATGATGCAATTTTCTTCTACAAAGAAGATACTAAAAAGACTTTAGTCCAAAGAGTGGACGATTTAAAAGGTGTGACTTTCCAAAAAGGACTCGGAAATCTTTTTGATAAAACACAGAGAATAAAGCAAATTTCAGGATTTATAGGATGTGATTTAAAACTTGAAGATGAAACGACTTTAAAAGCAATAAGAACAGCAGAATTGTGCAAAGCAGACTTAGTAACCACAATGGTTAGAGAATTTACAGAGCTGCAAGGGATTATTGGCGGTGATTATGCTAAATTAAACGGAGAAGACGAGCTTATCGCAAAAGGGATAAGAGAACATTATATGCCCATCTCTTCTGAAGGAGAACTTGCTAATACTATTACAGGGCAAGTAGTAGGCATAGCTGACAAAATTGATACAATCTGCGGAGTCTTTGCACTGGGGAAAGCACCAACAGGCTCGGCTGATCCACTTGGCTTAAGAAGAGCAGCACTTGGTATAATTAATACAATAATTGATAAAAAACTGGATATTAATTTATCATTGCTGGTAGAAAAAACTCTTTATGTCCAGCCTTTGGATATAGAAAATAAAGATAAATTTATTAATGATATAAAAGAATTTATTGTTCAAAGGCTAAAAAATCAGTTAACGGAAAAATATAAACATGATGTAGTAGAAGCTGCACTTTCTGCAAAGGATTCTCTGGAAAACCTCTCTGACTTGATCACAAGAGTTGAGACAGTAAACGAATTGTTAAAAAAAGATTCTTATAAAGCATTTCACGAATCAGCAAACAGAATAATCAGAATTATCAAAAATCAGAAGTTTGACCCAAAAGTAAAATCAGATTTATTTGTAATAGATGCAGAAAAAGAATTATGGGAATATGTTTCTAAAATTGATAACAGTAATGATTATAATCAACTGGTTAAAAATCTTGAAGACTGTATTCCAAAAATAGAAAACTTTTTTGATAAAGTGCTGGTAATGGACAATGACGAGCAAATTAAACAAAACAGGCTAAATCTTCTCGGGATTTTGAGAGATAAATTTTTAAATATTGCAGATTTTAGCAAAATAATTTTTTAA
- a CDS encoding tetratricopeptide repeat protein, with the protein MSRYVNIKIKNLLFLTATLFAFISINSTAYAQIPDVDFQTTPDINSFQQYTDESDVYYKNGMEFLNSKQYTKAIDSFEKALSLAPDRTTTRINLAVTYINRGTYFYNQLKDFDKSASDYRNAIYLLKYDNFVPTSDMAAKNLAVVKADLDNIYKDAQVASTKSSRLRIARELRGQGKFKEALVEFYESLEGNQTDFPIYTAIADISSVLQNEKTAIKYYRKAIEYNTNNADLHLKLAQSLNNSGDSENAVKEFNIALKTTKKEDQAEVLQDLENLWVKKLQDNPQDASAHMNLGVVLQKKGDFDGALKEYQFAEEINPNDITTRLNIGTLCQAKKDYTTAINAYNTILQVNPDNLWAHYYKGTALRDMGQLDDAIKEFQFVLNKDASNTNAKEALFDTVKMFPDNQDVSAIFKTFADNNPTDAIAQYKYGFHLHSLKRLDEAFEYYKKTIALDPKFADAYLNMAVMYKEKNQTNNAISSLQNGLKSAPKNQKLKEMLSSLNSQTVTSRYQNALNKHNQGKYDEAIKEYLSIIQISEPDADLYINLGAAYQASKKLNDAAGAYIKATQIDSKNSTALYYLGTVYSAQGKNEEASKAYRKALVLDPENKDIKQALKDSNQSIKDSSLQTGINEYNKGKYSEALLIFNTLSMKDPNNGNVYYYRGMVYDALKKYQLAIADYKLTIKFSPDLSYAYYAIAVDYDTLRNYPEAKKWYSFFIIKSINKSDQYVKYARDRIKQI; encoded by the coding sequence ATGAGTAGATATGTAAATATAAAAATTAAAAACTTATTATTCTTAACAGCAACTTTGTTTGCATTTATATCTATAAATAGCACTGCTTATGCTCAAATACCTGATGTGGATTTCCAAACAACCCCTGATATAAACTCATTTCAGCAATATACAGATGAAAGTGATGTTTATTATAAGAATGGCATGGAATTTCTTAACTCCAAGCAATACACAAAAGCCATTGATTCTTTCGAAAAAGCTTTAAGCCTCGCTCCTGACAGAACAACTACAAGAATTAATCTTGCTGTTACTTATATAAATAGGGGAACATATTTTTATAATCAATTAAAAGACTTTGACAAATCAGCCAGCGACTACAGAAACGCTATTTATCTCTTAAAATACGACAATTTTGTTCCGACTTCTGATATGGCTGCTAAAAACCTTGCTGTGGTCAAAGCTGACCTTGATAACATTTACAAGGATGCCCAAGTAGCCTCGACAAAATCATCAAGGCTGAGAATAGCAAGAGAATTAAGAGGACAGGGAAAATTCAAAGAGGCTTTAGTCGAATTTTATGAATCGTTAGAAGGAAATCAAACTGATTTTCCTATTTACACAGCTATAGCTGATATATCATCTGTTCTTCAAAATGAAAAAACTGCCATAAAATACTACCGGAAAGCTATTGAATATAATACGAATAATGCTGATCTTCATTTAAAACTTGCACAATCTTTAAATAATTCGGGCGACAGCGAAAACGCTGTAAAAGAATTTAATATTGCCCTAAAAACAACAAAAAAAGAAGATCAAGCTGAAGTTTTACAAGATTTAGAAAATTTATGGGTAAAAAAGCTTCAAGACAACCCCCAAGACGCTTCAGCACACATGAATTTAGGAGTTGTGCTTCAAAAAAAAGGGGATTTTGACGGAGCTTTAAAAGAATACCAGTTTGCTGAAGAAATAAATCCAAACGATATAACAACAAGGTTAAATATTGGAACTTTGTGTCAGGCAAAAAAAGATTATACTACTGCCATCAACGCTTATAATACAATTCTTCAAGTCAATCCCGATAATTTATGGGCTCATTATTACAAAGGAACTGCCTTAAGAGATATGGGGCAGCTTGATGATGCCATTAAGGAATTTCAGTTTGTCTTAAATAAAGATGCTTCAAATACTAACGCAAAAGAGGCACTCTTTGATACTGTAAAAATGTTTCCTGATAATCAGGATGTATCAGCCATATTCAAAACTTTTGCGGATAATAATCCTACAGATGCGATTGCTCAATATAAATACGGGTTTCATTTGCATTCTTTGAAAAGATTAGATGAAGCTTTTGAATATTACAAAAAAACTATTGCACTTGATCCAAAATTTGCTGATGCTTATTTAAACATGGCCGTTATGTATAAAGAAAAAAATCAAACTAATAACGCTATTTCTTCACTACAAAACGGGCTAAAATCCGCACCAAAAAACCAGAAATTAAAAGAAATGCTCTCTTCTCTCAATTCTCAAACGGTAACATCAAGGTACCAAAATGCCCTTAACAAGCATAATCAAGGAAAATATGACGAAGCAATAAAAGAATATTTAAGTATAATTCAGATAAGCGAACCTGATGCTGACCTTTATATAAATCTAGGAGCAGCTTATCAGGCTTCTAAAAAACTAAATGACGCCGCAGGTGCATATATCAAAGCTACGCAAATAGACAGTAAAAATTCAACAGCTTTATACTATTTAGGAACTGTTTATTCTGCGCAGGGAAAAAACGAAGAAGCTTCCAAAGCTTACAGGAAAGCGCTTGTTTTAGATCCTGAAAATAAAGATATTAAGCAGGCATTAAAAGATTCTAATCAATCAATTAAGGATAGTTCCCTGCAAACAGGCATAAATGAATACAATAAAGGCAAATACAGTGAAGCTTTATTGATATTTAACACTCTTTCAATGAAAGACCCAAACAACGGAAATGTTTATTATTACAGAGGAATGGTCTATGATGCCCTCAAAAAATATCAATTAGCTATTGCAGATTATAAATTAACAATAAAATTCAGCCCTGATCTCTCTTATGCTTATTACGCAATTGCTGTTGATTATGATACACTCAGGAATTATCCTGAAGCTAAGAAATGGTACAGCTTTTTTATAATTAAATCCATTAATAAATCAGACCAGTACGTAAAATATGCCAGAGACAGAATTAAACAGATTTAA
- the dusB gene encoding tRNA dihydrouridine synthase DusB has translation MPETELNRFNKNMQTEKLINTDSLKIGSLKLKSKVVAAPMAGITDTVLRQMIRMFSKDCLLMSEMLSSEALKFNKEQKILLYDKTEYPLSFQVSGHKPELMAEGAKKLEPFAQIIDINMGCPAPKIVKNGDGAKLMTDLPLASSIIKAVKKSVSIPVTVKCRLGWDCNSKNYIEFAKMVEDCGADGIIVHGRTKSQMYNGKANWEEIGKVKRAVKIPVIGNGDIDSPQKARECLEHSGCDGIAIGRAIMGDPGLIGRIEKYISTGELQPEPSQKEKLEIALLHCNKEIEHMKNELNGIKFMRKFFAHYVTGIRDAATYRADLVRCSKLSEVEEIFTRILQN, from the coding sequence ATGCCAGAGACAGAATTAAACAGATTTAACAAAAATATGCAAACAGAAAAACTTATAAATACAGACTCTTTAAAAATTGGTAGCCTTAAACTTAAAAGTAAAGTTGTTGCTGCGCCTATGGCAGGGATTACAGATACTGTACTAAGGCAAATGATAAGAATGTTTTCCAAAGATTGCCTTTTAATGAGCGAAATGCTTAGCTCTGAAGCACTTAAATTCAATAAAGAACAGAAAATTCTTTTATACGACAAAACTGAATATCCTTTGTCTTTTCAGGTGTCAGGGCATAAACCTGAATTAATGGCGGAAGGCGCAAAAAAGCTTGAGCCTTTTGCACAAATTATTGATATAAATATGGGCTGTCCTGCTCCTAAAATAGTTAAAAACGGCGATGGGGCAAAGCTTATGACAGACCTACCTCTTGCTTCTTCAATTATTAAAGCAGTTAAAAAGTCCGTGAGTATTCCTGTTACAGTAAAATGCAGATTAGGCTGGGATTGCAATTCTAAAAACTATATAGAATTTGCTAAAATGGTTGAGGATTGCGGAGCAGACGGGATTATCGTCCATGGCCGCACAAAATCACAGATGTATAACGGTAAAGCTAATTGGGAAGAAATAGGTAAAGTTAAACGGGCGGTAAAAATTCCTGTAATAGGAAACGGAGATATAGATTCGCCTCAAAAAGCCAGAGAATGCCTCGAACATTCGGGTTGTGACGGTATCGCTATCGGTCGGGCAATTATGGGCGATCCGGGATTAATCGGAAGGATAGAAAAGTATATTTCAACGGGAGAATTACAGCCTGAGCCCTCTCAAAAAGAAAAACTTGAAATTGCTTTGCTTCACTGCAATAAAGAGATTGAACATATGAAAAATGAACTTAACGGGATTAAATTTATGCGAAAGTTTTTTGCTCATTATGTTACCGGGATCAGAGATGCTGCAACCTACAGGGCTGATTTAGTCCGATGTAGCAAACTTTCTGAAGTTGAAGAAATTTTTACCCGAATATTACAAAATTAA